In Xiphophorus maculatus strain JP 163 A chromosome 18, X_maculatus-5.0-male, whole genome shotgun sequence, a single genomic region encodes these proteins:
- the LOC102236607 gene encoding dynein light chain 2, cytoplasmic, with translation MTDRKAVIKNADMSEDMQQDAVDCATQAMEKYNIEKDIAAYIKKEFDKKYNPTWHCIVGRNFGSYVTHETKHFIYFYLGQVAILLFKSG, from the exons ATGACCGACAGGAAAGCGGTGATCAAGAACGCGGACATGTCCGAGGACATGCAGCAGGACGCCGTGGACTGTGCCACCCAGGCCATGGAGAAGTACAACATAGAGAAGGACATTGCTGCCTACATCAAGAAG GAGTTTGACAAGAAGTACAACCCCACCTGGCACTGCATCGTTGGGAGGAACTTTGGCAGCTACGTCACCCACGAGACgaagcattttatttacttctacCTGGGCCAGGTGGCCATCTTGCTCTTCAAGTCCGGCTGA
- the LOC102236359 gene encoding serine/arginine-rich splicing factor 1 isoform X2, whose protein sequence is MSGVVRGPAGNNDCRIYVGNLPPDIRTKDVEDVFYKYGTIRDIDLKNRRGGPPFAFIEFEDPRDADDAVYGRDGYDYDGYRLRVEFPRSGRGSRGGYGGIGGAPRGRYGPPSRRSEYRVVVSGLPQSGSWQDLKDHMREAGDVCYADVYRDGTGVVEFVRKEDMTYAVRKLDNTKFRSHEGETAYIRVKLDGPRSPSYGRSRSRSRGSRSRSRSRSASRSRSNSRGRGRGSPRYSPRHSRSRSRS, encoded by the exons ATGTCGGGTGTTGTGCGAGGCCCCGCTGGGAACAATGATTGCCGAATTTACGTGGGGAATCTCCCACCGGATATTCGCACCAAAGACGTGGAGGACGTGTTCTACAAGTACGGGACGATCCGAGATATCGACCTGAAGAACCGCAGAGGAGGTCCGCCGTTCGCCTTTATCGAGTTCGAAGACCCGAG GGACGCCGACGATGCGGTCTACGGACGTGATGGGTACGACTACGACGGCTACAGACTGCGGGTGGAGTTCCCACGGAGCGGCAGAGGCTCCAGAGGCGGGTATGGGGGCATCGGTGGAGCACCGAGGGGGAGATATGGACCTCCGTCCAGACGCTCAGAGTACCGGGTCGTTGTGTCAG GTCTTCCTCAGAGCGGCAGCTGGCAGGACCTGAAGGACCACATGCGCGAGGCGGGCGACGTCTGCTACGCCGACGTTTACAGGGACGGAACCGGAGTTGTAGAGTTTGTGCGCAAAGAGGACATGACCTATGCCGTCCGAAAGCTGGACAACACCAAATTCCGCTCCCACGAG GGAGAGACTGCTTACATTCGTGTGAAATTAGACGGTCCCCGCAGCCCGAGTTACGGACGATCACGCTCCCGCAGCCGTGGCAGCAGAAGCCGGAGCCGCAGTCGCAGCGCCAGCCGCAGCCGCAGCAATTCCCGAGGCCGTGGCCGAGGATCTCCCCGCTACTCGCCCCGTCACAGCCGCTCTCGTTCCCGCTCTTAA
- the LOC102236359 gene encoding serine/arginine-rich splicing factor 1B isoform X1, with amino-acid sequence MSGVVRGPAGNNDCRIYVGNLPPDIRTKDVEDVFYKYGTIRDIDLKNRRGGPPFAFIEFEDPRDADDAVYGRDGYDYDGYRLRVEFPRSGRGSRGGYGGIGGAPRGRYGPPSRRSEYRVVVSGLPQSGSWQDLKDHMREAGDVCYADVYRDGTGVVEFVRKEDMTYAVRKLDNTKFRSHEVCVRGFDDLSWIVMILCRVAVSIVTKCSFSRTPTPSPYRCPSVTSARGRNVAFSMSSSLVSARERLLTFV; translated from the exons ATGTCGGGTGTTGTGCGAGGCCCCGCTGGGAACAATGATTGCCGAATTTACGTGGGGAATCTCCCACCGGATATTCGCACCAAAGACGTGGAGGACGTGTTCTACAAGTACGGGACGATCCGAGATATCGACCTGAAGAACCGCAGAGGAGGTCCGCCGTTCGCCTTTATCGAGTTCGAAGACCCGAG GGACGCCGACGATGCGGTCTACGGACGTGATGGGTACGACTACGACGGCTACAGACTGCGGGTGGAGTTCCCACGGAGCGGCAGAGGCTCCAGAGGCGGGTATGGGGGCATCGGTGGAGCACCGAGGGGGAGATATGGACCTCCGTCCAGACGCTCAGAGTACCGGGTCGTTGTGTCAG GTCTTCCTCAGAGCGGCAGCTGGCAGGACCTGAAGGACCACATGCGCGAGGCGGGCGACGTCTGCTACGCCGACGTTTACAGGGACGGAACCGGAGTTGTAGAGTTTGTGCGCAAAGAGGACATGACCTATGCCGTCCGAAAGCTGGACAACACCAAATTCCGCTCCCACGAGGTATGTGTACGGGGTTTTGATGATCTGTCATGGATAGTGATGATTCTTTGCCGCGTCGCGGTGAGTATTGTAACGAAGTGTTCCTTTAGTCGCACGCCGACGCCCAGCCCTTATCGTTGCCCGTCTGTAACTTCGGCCAGAGGCAGGAATGTTGCCTTTTCAATGTCAAGTTCTCTTGTGTCCGCCAGGGAGAGACTGCTTACATTCGTGTGA